The following coding sequences are from one Lolium rigidum isolate FL_2022 chromosome 6, APGP_CSIRO_Lrig_0.1, whole genome shotgun sequence window:
- the LOC124666706 gene encoding uncharacterized protein LOC124666706 — protein MMSDTSKDKSADSSIDKMYEVFSKLLEQQQQSRALPEVVNYALETNPVKLSGPSNYISWKRYAQLILSSHGYEYLLADEEGKTESGDTSARQVNDKVLVWLLGSMEPIVRQQVEIMTTVFEVWSTLEKQFSGKSNKMQATRIMGELTHLKQGTQSITEYAGEMKRLYRDLHYYHPFQPVDKKDLGIHHEWFESLVAKLFLDGLNEKFNLRRQLIFSETVWPSLDDIISSVLEEETRLAQPKEDYLKYGEDRAALSMRPRHGARPFSKLDKSKQYCDHCRRNGHTKDNCFELHGYPPWWGEKGRSRTWGVQGPSKRHASHVASLQEQPVVDIRDLDEFSSKLRLSEGSPSSQGVSKAESGLIDTSLHPGARDREIVGDWDRA, from the exons ATGATGTCCGATACAAGCAAGGACAAGTCAGCTGATTCAAGTATTGACAAAATGTATGAGGTATTTAGCAAGTTGCTTGAGCAGCAGCAACAATCCAGAGCACTTCCTGAGGTTGTCAACTATGCATTGGAAACCAATCCAGTGAAGCTATCAGGCCCTAGCAATTATATCAGTTGGAAGCGTTACGCTCAGTTGATTCTAAGCTCACACGGTTATGAATACTTGCTTGCTGATGAAGAAGGAAAAACGGAGAGTGGTGACACCTCTGCTAGACAGGTCAATGACAAAGTTTTGGTCTGGTTATTGGGAAGTATGGAGCCTATTGTGCGGCAACAGGTTGAGATAATGACAACGGTATTTGAGGTATGGTCCACGCTAGAGAAGCAGTTTTCTggaaaatcaaataaaatgcAGGCCACTCGCATTATGGGGGAGCTCACTCACCTGAAGCAAGGCACACAATCTATAACTGAGTATGCTGGTGAGATGAAACGTTTATACAGGGATTTGCATTATTATCATCCTTTTCAGCCTGTTGATAAGAAGGATTTAGGTATTCATCATGAATGGTTTGAGTCCCTTGTAGCCAAGCTTTTCCTTGATGGACTAAACGAGAAATTTAATCTTCGTCGCCAACTCATCTTTTCTGAAACTGTATGGCCTAGCCTTGATGATATCATCTCTAGCGTCCTTGAGGAAGAGACACGGCTGGCTCAACCAAAGGAAGATTACCTGAAatacggggaagatcgtgcagctctgTCTATGCGACCTCGTCATGGTGCAAGGCCCTTCAGTAAATTGGACAAGAGTAAACAATATTGTGATCATTGCAGAAGAAATGGACACACAAAGGACAATTGTTTTGAATTGCATGGCTATCCACCGTGGTGGGGTGAGAAAGGGAGGTCACGAACATGGGGAGTTCAAGGACCAAGTAAAAGACATGCTAGTCATGTTGCATCTCTACAGGAGCAACCTGTAGTAGATATTCGAGATCTTGACGAGTTTAGTTCCAAGCTTCGACTCTCAGAAGGCTCTCCTTCCTCCCAGGGTGTATCCAAAGCTGAATCTGGCCTTATTGACACTTCACTTCACCCAG GAGCTAGGGACAGGGAGATTGTTGGGGACTGGGACCGAGCATGA